One window of uncultured Methanoregula sp. genomic DNA carries:
- a CDS encoding phosphomannomutase/phosphoglucomutase yields the protein MTGIFKAYDVRGSYPGELDDAIAGKIGYAFARLLDGSHIVLGRDTRRSSPALARAFAGGYAAAGGTVTDIGLVSTPLLYYSIIEGNFGGGVMVTASHLPGEMNGFKFCRSNAVPVSGDSGLPELEQITRGLPPASLPVSHINPLKNTGMAGKYLTKLAGSALGEKPLKIVVDAGDGMAGPEIGRLFKQLPPWNLIPLNIVPDGDFPHHGANPFVQDAARELENRVPAEGADLGVAFDGDADRCLLVDEQGQQVPPDIVTALIAEYFLAREPGARILYDLRSSRVVAETIRRLGGTGERCRVGHAFIKAQMRKEGAVFAGELSGHYYFQNLGYIDCGLMAMIAMANILSMTEKPLSSLVRPLRKYYSTGELNLQVSSADAIIASLAVAYRDATIDRLDGLTIQYDSWWFNLRSSHTEPVIRLNIEADSESLMNRKKDEVLGLIRGTDPSMHMKTG from the coding sequence ATGACCGGCATATTCAAGGCATACGATGTCCGGGGTTCATACCCCGGTGAACTTGACGATGCTATAGCCGGAAAGATCGGATACGCATTTGCCCGGCTGCTGGATGGCAGCCACATCGTGCTCGGCCGTGATACGCGGCGATCCTCTCCGGCCCTTGCCCGGGCTTTTGCCGGGGGCTATGCCGCGGCGGGCGGCACCGTTACCGATATCGGGTTGGTCAGCACACCCCTCCTGTATTATTCCATAATCGAGGGAAATTTCGGCGGGGGCGTCATGGTTACGGCATCCCACCTGCCCGGAGAAATGAACGGGTTCAAGTTCTGCCGGAGTAACGCAGTTCCGGTGAGTGGCGATTCGGGACTGCCCGAACTCGAACAGATAACCCGGGGTCTGCCCCCGGCCTCGCTGCCGGTCTCCCATATCAACCCCCTCAAAAATACCGGGATGGCCGGAAAATACCTTACGAAACTGGCCGGGTCTGCCCTCGGGGAAAAACCCTTGAAAATTGTTGTTGATGCCGGTGATGGCATGGCCGGGCCTGAGATTGGAAGGCTGTTTAAGCAGTTACCGCCCTGGAACCTGATCCCGCTCAACATCGTACCGGATGGGGATTTTCCGCACCATGGCGCCAACCCCTTCGTTCAAGATGCTGCACGGGAACTGGAGAACAGGGTACCTGCAGAGGGAGCCGATCTTGGAGTTGCTTTTGACGGTGACGCCGACCGGTGCCTTCTTGTCGATGAACAGGGACAGCAGGTTCCTCCCGATATCGTGACTGCGCTGATCGCGGAATATTTCCTCGCACGGGAACCCGGAGCCCGGATCCTGTATGACCTGCGTTCGAGCCGGGTTGTTGCCGAAACGATACGGCGCCTTGGCGGAACCGGAGAGCGCTGCCGGGTTGGTCACGCGTTCATCAAAGCCCAAATGCGAAAAGAAGGTGCAGTTTTTGCCGGTGAACTTTCCGGTCACTATTATTTCCAGAACCTGGGGTACATTGATTGCGGCCTCATGGCCATGATCGCGATGGCAAACATTCTTTCCATGACCGAAAAGCCGCTCTCATCCCTAGTTCGTCCCCTCAGGAAATATTATTCGACCGGAGAGCTGAACCTGCAGGTCTCCTCTGCGGATGCAATTATCGCTTCCCTGGCTGTCGCCTACCGGGATGCAACGATCGACCGGCTTGACGGCCTGACGATCCAATACGACAGCTGGTGGTTTAATCTCCGATCGTCGCACACAGAACCGGTGATCCGGCTCAATATTGAAGCGGACAGCGAATCCCTCATGAACCGGAAGAAAGACGAAGTCCTCGGTTTGATCCGCGGGACCGACCCGTCAATGCACATGAAAACCGGATAA
- the gpmA gene encoding 2,3-diphosphoglycerate-dependent phosphoglycerate mutase: protein MFQLILLRHGESVWNRENRFTGWTDVDLSPQGIEEAHRAARLLRDAGFSFDITYTSVLRRAIRTLWIVLDDMDHMYLSVHHSWRLNERHYGALQGLDKRKTTEKFGKEQVAAWRRGYAVRPPALAETDPRHPVFDPRYAGLKRDELPATESLKDTLDRVTPYWNEVISPEVLDGKRILIAAHGNSIRALVKFLDDVPEDEITGLNIPTGFPLVYELDDSLHPLRHYYLGGKEEIRCATESVAGQAETPGIPGKKVS from the coding sequence ATGTTTCAGCTAATCCTACTGCGCCACGGCGAAAGCGTGTGGAACCGGGAGAACCGGTTCACCGGGTGGACGGATGTCGACCTGTCCCCACAGGGAATCGAAGAAGCCCACCGGGCAGCCCGGCTCCTCCGTGACGCCGGTTTTTCCTTTGACATTACGTATACATCCGTGCTCCGCAGGGCAATCCGTACCCTGTGGATCGTCCTTGACGATATGGATCACATGTATCTTTCGGTCCATCATTCGTGGCGGCTGAACGAACGCCACTACGGGGCATTGCAGGGGCTGGACAAACGCAAAACAACAGAGAAATTCGGGAAAGAACAGGTTGCGGCATGGCGGCGGGGGTATGCGGTCCGGCCACCGGCCCTTGCGGAGACTGACCCCCGGCACCCGGTGTTCGATCCACGGTATGCCGGCCTGAAGAGGGATGAGCTGCCGGCAACCGAATCGCTGAAAGATACGCTTGACCGCGTCACGCCGTACTGGAATGAGGTGATCTCTCCTGAGGTACTGGACGGGAAACGTATCCTGATCGCAGCCCACGGGAACAGCATCCGTGCCCTTGTCAAGTTCCTCGACGATGTACCCGAAGATGAGATCACCGGGCTCAACATTCCGACCGGCTTCCCGCTGGTGTACGAGCTTGACGACTCGCTGCACCCTCTCCGTCATTATTACCTTGGCGGCAAAGAGGAGATACGGTGTGCAACAGAATCGGTTGCCGGCCAGGCAGAGACCCCCGGCATTCCAGGAAAGAAAGTATCATGA
- the glgP gene encoding alpha-glucan family phosphorylase, protein MTFPQDRFPIIPEQIGGIGELAYNLWWSWHPSARMLYKNLSRPAWKESGHNPVKMLPELPKEVLLAAGNDAKYVSHYSAIMSQFRSDMEEDRGWFSKQNPGFPHQPIAYFSAEYGLHRSLPFYAGGLGFLAGDHLKECSDLCIPLVAVGFMYPEGYILQRMPEDGWQQTVDDVLDRDSAPITRVLDSAGAQLIIEVPFIRPSIHVAVWKVMVGRIPLYLMDTDIEKNDPNNRSISSHLYSGDAELRLRQEIVLGIGGSEMLRVLGIQHSIIHLNEGHAAFALLERIRERVVGGMSFPDALEYVKSTTVFTTHTPVPAGNDRFSFPLVDKYFNDYYPRLGLDRDAFFRLGILPENPSAGFNMTAFALRLSRYHNAVSRKHGEVSRHMWKSLWPDLPENAVPVSHITNGVHVPTWIEPKMEQLLDKYLGSDWLAEHDNPVLWEKIDTIPDEELWQTHYWLKMKLFNRIDDQARQEWSNRRISPSGVMAEGTMLNPLHLTIGFSRRFATYKRADLIFTNLERLKKLTGDRWNPIQIVFAGKAHPDDDEGKRILQRVFNFARDPAMGGRIAFIENYDEQLAQYLVHGVDVWLNNPLPPMEACGTSGMKASLNGVPQMSIPDGWWIEGYNGRNGWTFGDEAGNKTGVDRDKADAEAMYDLLEKKIIPLYYAVDDDGIAHGWVKIMKEAMKSVGPVFSTRRMVKEYVRNFYKKALNDVR, encoded by the coding sequence ATGACCTTCCCACAGGACCGTTTCCCAATAATTCCGGAACAGATCGGTGGTATCGGGGAACTTGCATACAACCTCTGGTGGAGCTGGCATCCGTCCGCAAGGATGCTGTACAAGAATCTCAGCCGGCCTGCCTGGAAAGAGAGCGGGCACAATCCCGTAAAGATGCTGCCGGAACTCCCGAAAGAAGTTCTTCTGGCTGCCGGAAACGATGCGAAGTATGTCAGCCATTATTCTGCCATCATGAGCCAGTTCCGGTCTGACATGGAAGAGGACCGGGGCTGGTTCTCAAAACAGAATCCCGGTTTCCCTCACCAGCCGATCGCGTATTTTTCTGCAGAATATGGGCTGCACCGCTCCCTGCCGTTCTATGCCGGCGGGCTCGGCTTTCTGGCGGGCGATCATCTCAAGGAGTGCAGCGATCTCTGTATCCCGCTGGTTGCTGTCGGGTTCATGTACCCGGAAGGGTACATCCTCCAGAGAATGCCGGAGGACGGGTGGCAGCAGACGGTCGATGATGTCCTCGACCGGGACAGCGCCCCTATTACCCGGGTTCTTGATTCTGCCGGGGCGCAGCTGATTATTGAAGTGCCCTTCATCAGGCCATCGATTCATGTTGCCGTCTGGAAAGTGATGGTCGGACGCATCCCCCTCTACCTGATGGACACCGATATTGAGAAGAACGATCCAAATAACCGGTCCATATCTTCCCACCTCTATTCCGGTGATGCCGAATTGCGCCTCCGGCAGGAAATTGTCCTGGGCATCGGGGGGTCCGAAATGTTGCGTGTGCTTGGAATCCAGCACTCAATTATCCATCTTAACGAGGGTCACGCTGCCTTTGCCCTGTTGGAGCGGATCCGGGAACGGGTTGTAGGGGGTATGAGTTTTCCCGATGCATTGGAATATGTCAAAAGCACAACGGTTTTTACAACCCATACACCGGTTCCGGCCGGCAATGATCGGTTTTCTTTCCCTTTGGTAGACAAATATTTCAATGATTATTATCCCCGTCTCGGTCTTGACCGCGATGCCTTTTTCAGGCTTGGTATTCTCCCGGAAAATCCGTCAGCTGGTTTCAATATGACCGCATTTGCGCTTCGGTTATCCCGGTATCATAACGCGGTCAGCAGGAAACACGGCGAAGTGTCCCGGCATATGTGGAAAAGTCTCTGGCCGGATCTTCCGGAAAATGCTGTCCCTGTCAGCCACATCACCAACGGGGTCCATGTTCCTACCTGGATAGAACCAAAGATGGAGCAGCTCCTCGACAAATACCTGGGTAGTGACTGGCTGGCTGAACACGATAATCCGGTCCTGTGGGAAAAGATCGATACGATCCCTGATGAGGAACTCTGGCAGACCCATTACTGGCTCAAGATGAAACTTTTCAACAGGATTGACGATCAGGCAAGGCAGGAGTGGTCGAATCGCAGGATCAGCCCTTCAGGGGTCATGGCAGAAGGAACGATGCTGAATCCACTGCACCTGACCATCGGCTTTTCGCGTCGGTTTGCCACGTACAAGCGGGCAGATCTTATTTTTACGAATCTTGAGCGCCTGAAAAAACTCACCGGAGATCGCTGGAACCCGATCCAAATAGTATTTGCAGGTAAAGCGCACCCGGATGATGACGAAGGTAAACGGATCCTGCAGCGGGTCTTTAATTTTGCCAGGGATCCGGCAATGGGCGGAAGAATCGCCTTTATAGAAAATTACGACGAACAACTTGCCCAATATCTTGTACATGGTGTAGACGTCTGGCTGAATAATCCGCTTCCCCCGATGGAGGCCTGCGGGACGAGCGGGATGAAGGCGTCCTTAAATGGCGTTCCGCAGATGAGTATCCCGGACGGGTGGTGGATCGAAGGGTACAATGGGCGGAACGGGTGGACATTCGGGGATGAGGCCGGGAACAAGACCGGGGTGGACCGGGACAAGGCAGATGCGGAGGCCATGTATGATCTCCTGGAAAAGAAGATCATCCCTCTCTATTACGCGGTCGATGACGATGGAATTGCCCACGGGTGGGTAAAGATCATGAAGGAGGCCATGAAGAGCGTGGGACCGGTCTTCTCCACCCGCAGGATGGTAAAAGAGTATGTCAGGAATTTTTACAAAAAGGCGTTGAACGATGTTCGCTAA
- a CDS encoding ATP-dependent 6-phosphofructokinase, with protein sequence MKTIGVLTGGGDCPGLNAAIRAVVQAGIRNDFETLGIQDGWQGLIDGNIELLTDFSVSGILPAGGTILGTSRTNPLKDVTDFRKILANMKKSGIHALVVLGGDGTLSAARDMAEKGIPLVGIPKTIDNDIMGTDACIGFDTAVTTVTEAIDRLHTTAESHHRIIVVEVMGREAGWIAIMAGIAGGADEILIPEVPFTLDRICRNLTARHEAGKKFSIIVIAEGVHRETICLPPVPDYMRDERGHEKFVGVGNLLGKEIEHRMGVETRVTILGDVQRGGSPSANDRVLATRFGVAAVQLIQNREFGKMVALEGNHIKSIPLATAVARKKTVDSEFCEIADIVIGGRRS encoded by the coding sequence ATGAAAACCATTGGTGTACTGACGGGAGGGGGCGATTGTCCCGGGCTCAATGCGGCAATCCGTGCGGTGGTCCAGGCAGGCATCCGCAATGACTTCGAAACGCTGGGGATCCAGGATGGCTGGCAGGGCCTCATTGACGGGAATATCGAGCTGCTCACCGATTTTTCCGTCTCGGGTATCCTGCCCGCCGGGGGAACTATCCTTGGAACGTCCCGTACCAATCCCTTAAAAGATGTTACGGATTTCCGGAAGATCCTGGCGAACATGAAAAAATCCGGGATCCATGCCCTTGTGGTCCTTGGCGGGGACGGCACCCTCTCGGCAGCACGGGATATGGCGGAGAAAGGAATCCCCCTTGTAGGGATCCCTAAAACCATTGATAACGATATCATGGGAACCGATGCGTGCATAGGTTTTGATACGGCCGTGACAACGGTGACAGAAGCGATTGACCGGCTGCACACCACGGCAGAATCGCACCACCGGATCATCGTTGTTGAAGTAATGGGGCGGGAGGCCGGCTGGATCGCCATCATGGCAGGAATTGCCGGTGGAGCTGACGAGATCCTCATCCCCGAGGTCCCCTTCACCCTGGACAGGATCTGCAGGAACCTTACGGCACGGCACGAGGCTGGTAAGAAATTCTCTATCATAGTTATTGCCGAAGGGGTGCACCGGGAGACGATCTGTCTGCCGCCGGTACCCGATTATATGAGGGACGAGCGCGGCCACGAAAAATTCGTGGGAGTCGGTAACCTGCTGGGAAAAGAGATCGAGCACCGGATGGGGGTTGAGACCCGGGTGACGATTCTCGGGGATGTCCAGCGGGGTGGCTCTCCCTCCGCGAACGACCGGGTGCTCGCAACCCGGTTTGGCGTGGCTGCCGTGCAGCTCATACAGAACAGGGAGTTCGGAAAGATGGTCGCCCTGGAGGGAAACCATATCAAAAGCATCCCCCTCGCGACAGCGGTCGCCCGTAAAAAGACTGTGGATTCGGAGTTCTGCGAGATTGCAGATATCGTTATCGGCGGCAGGAGATCATGA
- a CDS encoding phosphoglycerate kinase, producing MQKKTVRDEDVGGKRVLVRVDFNVPLGRNGTIEDDTRIRACLPTITYLIDHKARVILCSHLGRPHGKVDEHLRLGPVARRLSELLQRSVEPMREAIGPGVMRAVSEMHDGDVVLLENLRFYPGEETNDPGFARELAGLADLYVNDAFGASHRAHASVVGLAASLPCVAGLLMEKEIDQLGRLLENPARPFAAIMGGAKVGEKIGILENILPNVDLILVGGGMGATFLKGRGCDVGISSVEPDKMELVGTILQKAKALGVRILVPQDVVVTEKLETDAIALVVSADQIPADCRIADIGPLTISAFTKELKKCRTVVWNGPMGVFEIPQFSTGTSSIASVLASLNATTVIGGGSTAEAVTQLGLAGRMTHVSTGGGASLQFLSGKILPGIAVLADKDG from the coding sequence ATGCAGAAAAAAACAGTGAGGGATGAAGATGTTGGCGGGAAACGGGTGCTCGTCAGGGTTGATTTCAATGTGCCCCTGGGCCGGAACGGTACGATCGAAGACGACACCCGGATCCGTGCCTGTCTTCCAACGATTACGTACCTGATCGATCACAAGGCCCGGGTTATCCTCTGCTCCCATCTCGGGAGACCGCACGGGAAGGTGGACGAACACCTGCGACTGGGACCGGTAGCCCGACGGCTGTCGGAGCTTTTACAGAGATCGGTTGAACCGATGCGGGAAGCTATTGGGCCCGGGGTTATGCGGGCAGTATCTGAAATGCATGATGGTGATGTTGTTCTCCTGGAGAACCTGAGGTTCTACCCGGGCGAAGAGACAAATGATCCCGGTTTTGCCCGCGAACTTGCCGGCCTCGCAGATCTCTATGTCAACGATGCCTTCGGGGCGAGCCACCGGGCACATGCATCGGTTGTCGGGCTGGCAGCCAGTCTTCCCTGCGTTGCCGGTCTTCTCATGGAAAAGGAGATCGACCAGCTGGGTCGTCTCCTTGAAAATCCAGCCCGGCCTTTTGCTGCCATCATGGGCGGTGCAAAGGTGGGGGAGAAGATCGGGATCCTGGAAAATATCCTCCCTAATGTGGATCTTATTCTTGTAGGGGGCGGGATGGGTGCCACGTTCCTGAAAGGCCGGGGTTGTGATGTCGGCATCTCATCTGTTGAACCCGATAAAATGGAACTGGTCGGGACCATCCTGCAGAAAGCAAAAGCTCTTGGTGTAAGGATACTGGTTCCGCAGGATGTGGTTGTCACTGAAAAACTGGAAACCGATGCCATTGCCCTGGTGGTGAGCGCAGATCAGATCCCCGCAGATTGCAGGATCGCAGATATCGGGCCCCTGACGATTTCGGCGTTCACAAAAGAGCTTAAAAAATGCCGGACGGTGGTCTGGAACGGGCCGATGGGGGTATTCGAGATCCCGCAGTTTTCTACAGGGACCAGCTCCATTGCTTCGGTTCTTGCGAGTCTCAATGCAACGACTGTAATTGGTGGCGGGTCCACGGCAGAGGCCGTAACGCAGCTCGGTCTTGCCGGCAGGATGACGCATGTCTCCACCGGCGGGGGAGCCTCCCTCCAGTTCCTCTCCGGAAAGATCCTGCCGGGGATAGCGGTTCTGGCCGACAAGGATGGGTAG
- a CDS encoding KamA family radical SAM protein, producing the protein MNTKYITSISELDNMVGLAPKEREKMETVTDLFPFRSNEYYLSLIDWKDGHDPLRRIIVPDIRELKTGGSADPSCEKNYTRQPGLQHKYDQTGLLLLTDICGGICRFCFRKRLFMSCERETVKDVTANIEYIREHREITNVLLTGGDPLTLETRHLESILRRLREIGHVNIIRIGSKMLAYDPYRILNDKNLLSVLSRYSTPEKRIYLMAHFNHPRELTDVSRQAAEELRKAGVIVVNQTPILNGINNEPETLTTLFRQLSFAGISPYYVFQCRPTTGNHLFQVPVEQSYEILQKSWQACSGLAKRARFIMSHATGKIEMVGRTAEHVFMRYHQAADPANIGKFMVFKANPVARWYDDYHHGLTDFEPKKTWLF; encoded by the coding sequence ATGAATACAAAGTACATTACCTCTATTTCAGAGCTCGATAACATGGTCGGGCTCGCTCCCAAAGAGCGGGAGAAGATGGAAACGGTGACTGATCTGTTCCCGTTCCGTTCCAACGAGTATTATCTCTCGCTCATCGACTGGAAAGATGGGCACGATCCGCTGCGCAGGATCATTGTTCCTGATATACGGGAACTTAAAACCGGAGGATCTGCCGATCCCTCCTGTGAAAAAAATTATACCAGACAACCCGGCCTGCAGCACAAATATGATCAGACCGGCCTTCTCCTTCTCACCGATATCTGCGGTGGCATCTGCCGCTTCTGTTTCCGGAAACGCCTTTTTATGTCCTGCGAACGCGAGACAGTAAAAGACGTTACCGCAAATATCGAATATATCCGGGAACACAGGGAGATCACCAATGTCCTTTTGACCGGGGGCGATCCCCTTACGCTCGAAACACGTCATCTCGAATCCATCCTCCGGCGACTTCGGGAGATCGGGCATGTCAACATCATCCGGATTGGCAGCAAGATGCTTGCATACGATCCGTACCGGATCCTCAATGATAAAAATCTCCTGTCAGTTCTCTCACGGTACAGCACACCAGAAAAGCGCATCTATCTTATGGCACATTTCAATCACCCCCGCGAACTGACTGACGTATCGCGGCAGGCCGCAGAGGAACTCCGGAAAGCCGGGGTTATTGTTGTCAACCAGACCCCCATCCTTAACGGGATCAATAATGAACCCGAAACCCTGACTACCCTCTTCCGCCAGTTGTCCTTTGCCGGTATCTCGCCCTATTATGTCTTCCAGTGCCGGCCAACAACCGGCAACCATCTCTTCCAGGTTCCGGTCGAGCAGTCCTACGAGATTCTCCAGAAATCCTGGCAAGCGTGCTCCGGGCTTGCAAAACGGGCACGCTTCATCATGTCGCATGCTACAGGAAAGATAGAGATGGTAGGAAGAACCGCCGAACACGTCTTCATGCGGTACCACCAGGCAGCAGACCCGGCCAATATCGGGAAGTTCATGGTATTCAAAGCGAACCCGGTAGCCCGGTGGTATGATGATTACCATCATGGACTGACCGATTTCGAGCCCAAAAAGACGTGGCTGTTCTGA
- the ablA gene encoding lysine 2,3-aminomutase, translating into MTISSGAPDRARKKDLSLDPARRLRDLRGQIKNTVRDIVSVLKGYSQGAEIYGDPALLQKAQEPENVPDYWRDWRWQVRHRVRDIDTFQQIIGIKFSPEEQEQLKETIEKFPLSITPYYLSLIDVDDYKNDPIFKQSFPSPSELIVENYELADPLAEDKDSPCDCITHRYPDRVLFLVSNTCAMYCRHCTRKRKVGDMDSIPDRTKILEGIGYIRNHPEIRDVLLSGGDPFMLSDDYLDWILTEIRAIPHVEMIRIGTRVPVVLPFRITDDLVAVLKKHHPLWVNMQFNHPKEMTESARAAVAKLADAGIPLGNQSVLLAGINDCPRIMKELVHQLVRNRVRPYYLYQCDLSEGISHFRTPVSKGIEIMENLIGHTSGFAVPRYVVDAPGGGGKIPVFPNYLLTWSVHKVVLRNYEGMICTYQEPANYERIFCNGDCVACKLQLNINRADESKVVGVAKLLADYDDTTTLIPENTDRMERRNDETV; encoded by the coding sequence ATGACAATCTCATCCGGCGCCCCGGACCGGGCACGAAAGAAAGATCTTTCCCTTGATCCTGCAAGGAGATTGCGGGATCTGAGGGGTCAGATAAAAAATACGGTCAGGGACATTGTTTCTGTCCTGAAAGGATATTCCCAAGGTGCGGAGATCTATGGTGATCCGGCCCTGCTCCAAAAGGCGCAAGAACCGGAAAATGTCCCGGATTACTGGCGGGACTGGCGCTGGCAGGTCCGGCATCGGGTTCGGGATATCGATACATTCCAGCAAATCATCGGGATAAAATTCTCACCTGAAGAGCAGGAACAACTCAAAGAGACAATTGAGAAGTTCCCGCTTAGTATCACCCCCTATTACCTTTCGCTTATCGATGTGGACGATTACAAAAACGATCCGATTTTCAAGCAGTCGTTCCCGTCACCATCCGAACTGATCGTGGAAAATTACGAACTTGCCGATCCTCTGGCTGAAGACAAAGACAGTCCCTGCGATTGTATCACTCACCGTTATCCCGACCGGGTCCTTTTCCTTGTCAGCAACACCTGCGCGATGTACTGCCGTCACTGCACCCGCAAGCGCAAGGTAGGCGACATGGATTCGATCCCGGACCGGACGAAGATCCTTGAAGGGATCGGGTATATCAGGAACCACCCGGAGATTCGCGATGTTCTCCTTTCCGGCGGCGACCCGTTTATGCTCAGCGATGATTACCTTGACTGGATCCTGACAGAAATCCGGGCCATCCCGCACGTGGAAATGATACGTATCGGAACGCGGGTTCCGGTCGTCCTGCCGTTCAGGATAACTGATGATCTCGTGGCAGTCTTAAAAAAGCATCATCCCCTCTGGGTCAATATGCAGTTCAACCATCCAAAGGAGATGACCGAATCTGCCCGGGCTGCCGTGGCAAAGCTCGCCGATGCCGGCATCCCGCTCGGCAACCAGTCCGTTCTCCTTGCAGGCATCAACGACTGTCCCAGGATCATGAAAGAGCTTGTCCACCAGCTCGTCCGAAACCGTGTTCGTCCGTACTATCTCTACCAGTGCGATCTCTCGGAAGGAATCAGCCATTTCCGGACACCGGTATCCAAAGGTATCGAAATCATGGAGAACCTGATCGGCCATACAAGCGGGTTCGCTGTCCCACGGTACGTGGTCGATGCACCTGGAGGTGGGGGGAAAATTCCGGTCTTCCCCAACTACCTGCTGACCTGGTCGGTGCACAAGGTCGTGCTCCGTAATTACGAGGGAATGATCTGCACCTACCAGGAGCCGGCAAACTACGAACGGATCTTCTGCAACGGTGACTGTGTAGCCTGCAAACTTCAGCTGAACATAAACCGGGCTGATGAATCAAAAGTCGTCGGTGTTGCCAAACTGCTTGCCGACTACGATGATACGACAACTCTCATCCCGGAAAATACCGACCGGATGGAGCGGAGGAACGATGAAACAGTGTGA
- the ablB gene encoding putative beta-lysine N-acetyltransferase — protein sequence MKQCDVVLHRGDSIIQHGHSNNRVYVMKLAPGDIPDILRLADDLSVREGYSKIFVKVPESSVEIFASAGYITEATVPFYYQGKESTVFMAKYTDPKRKEVKDATIIADVLSAAFGYAGDRSAHVLPDRFSLMHAHAGDAKEIAVLYRSVFKTYPFPIFDPDYILESMQGQVRYFVIKKSHQLAAVASCEIDNENLNIEVTDFATSPQFRGAGFAGILLHAIEMEMKKEGTLLAYTIARAISRPINATFAGAGYQFGGLLPNNTNICGSTESMNVWYKKLGGGIL from the coding sequence ATGAAACAGTGTGATGTTGTCCTGCATCGGGGCGATAGTATCATCCAGCACGGTCATTCGAACAACCGGGTTTATGTTATGAAACTGGCCCCGGGAGATATTCCGGATATACTCCGGCTTGCCGATGATCTCTCTGTCAGGGAAGGATATTCAAAAATTTTTGTCAAAGTGCCGGAATCATCAGTGGAAATTTTTGCAAGCGCCGGCTATATCACGGAAGCCACGGTCCCATTCTACTACCAGGGCAAAGAATCCACAGTGTTCATGGCAAAATATACCGATCCGAAACGGAAGGAGGTTAAAGACGCCACAATAATTGCGGATGTGCTGTCGGCAGCCTTCGGGTATGCAGGAGATCGATCGGCCCACGTGTTGCCAGACAGATTCTCACTTATGCATGCCCATGCAGGAGACGCAAAGGAAATCGCAGTGTTGTACCGTTCGGTTTTTAAAACGTACCCGTTTCCGATCTTTGATCCGGATTATATTCTCGAGTCGATGCAGGGGCAGGTCCGTTATTTTGTTATTAAAAAATCCCACCAACTGGCGGCCGTGGCATCCTGCGAGATCGATAATGAAAACCTGAATATCGAAGTTACGGATTTCGCCACATCCCCCCAGTTCAGGGGGGCCGGTTTCGCCGGAATCCTCCTCCACGCAATAGAGATGGAAATGAAAAAAGAAGGAACCCTGCTCGCATATACCATAGCCCGGGCGATTTCCCGCCCCATCAATGCCACATTTGCCGGGGCGGGGTACCAGTTCGGGGGGCTCCTCCCGAACAACACCAACATCTGCGGATCGACAGAGAGCATGAATGTCTGGTACAAAAAACTGGGCGGAGGGATATTATGA